A single window of Channa argus isolate prfri chromosome 12, Channa argus male v1.0, whole genome shotgun sequence DNA harbors:
- the LOC137137181 gene encoding zinc finger protein 37-like has translation MFTVVQVSSVDSKVSKVEILRGLITEKLTTAAQEIFAVVERTVAGYEEEVAELKQEVERQQRQLEVVLQPQVLLCRIDDHGLLPVCEPGKEEADGGGHAAQTFSLEVDENEDEDDKVKVEPAQPAGLDQDFLHEQENQMAARTTEGTGSGKCSTPDTNNEGRTESKTHSFSSNTKRKCSVRRTCRLSPANSVPDSEGESNGKNLDDRDDDWRPAEGHEAQKKNQTKLNGKKQPKRQSSLKLSVCFLDDSQTDVLSDNDCTVQELLCPPGLQEADFMNLLRSTFPQLAADKPFDIFAPDRKRRLQLLNLETLTPEAICWNRAGKSTLYIRLKTGEDPKTSEQLHVLQKQEDTTTYSPSKSTVTSNNTRQHISGTVQNKQENTAQVLCDSATSQVMEMEGDDDNEEAGISKPRSDVQASCSANSVEPDVTEDEEQERKVKVNTKAKRGRKWIKSSPQVLTENSDSVVSCKVCGFLYKSRNFVIRHSWTHVDDPKTFCGVCGEHSESAEELRSHLQGHLKTHICNICGKAFITRNDFREHTAGHTGQKPHKCDICGKGFFFKGKLTAHQKDHLVGKHKCHVCQKAFYSQAEVKRHSREHTEKLYRCSVCGKFLRKLSSLSQHMLLHSDEKRHGCDVCGKHFRLRQNLIGHKKIHTVRERPYLCDICCKSFCSTDRLNAHLKTHKKKPHTCSECGRAYESEVNLLSHMKIHFEERPYSCSVCGRTYKYKNNFTDHMILHSDEKRFACGICGKPCARQTHLTIHMRSHTGERPYKCTLCHKAFAQNYYLKMHMKNHRKEENLPSDGLMS, from the exons ATGTTCACCGTCGTGCAGGTTTCTTCTGTGGACTCTAAAGTGTCCAAAGTCGAGATACTGAGAGGACTCATCACCGAGAAACTGACCACAGCTGCCCAGGAAATATTCGCGGTTGTAGAGAGAACTGTAGCCGGGTACGAGGAGGAGGTTGCGGAGTTAAAACAGGAGGTCGAACGGCAGCAGAGGCAGCTGGAGGTGGTTCTTCAGCCTCAGGTTCTGCTGTGTCGGATTG ATGATCACGGATTGTTACCTGTATGTGAACCGGGAAAGGAAGAGGCTGATGGAGGCGGACACGCAGCACAAACATTCA GTTTGGAGGTTGACGAGAATGAGGATGAAGACGACAAAGTCAAAGTGGAGCCAGCTCAGCCCGCTGGCTTGGATCAGGATTTTCTACATGAACAAGAAAACCAGATGGCAGCCAG gACCACTGAAGGAACTGGGAGTGGAAAGTGCAGCACACCAGACACCAACAATGAAGGCCGGACAGAAAGTAAAACTCATTCATTCTCATcaaacacaaagaggaaatgCTCAGTCAGACGAACATGTCGTCTTTCACCTGCCAACTCTGTACCTGACAGTGAGGGGGAATCTAATGGGAAGAATTTAGATGACAGAGATGATGACTGGAGGCCAGCTGAGGGTCATGAGGCCCAGAAGAAGAATCAAACAAAGCTAAATGGAAAAAAGCAGCCTAAAAGACAGAGCTCACTGAAGCTCAGCGTCTGCTTCCTAGACGACTCCCAGACTGATGTTCTCTCTGACAACG ATTGTACAGTACAGGAGCTGCTGTGTCCTCCTGGTCTGCAGGAAGCAGATTTTATGAACCTGCTACGGTCAACGTTTCCTCAGCTCGCTGCTGATAAACCTTTTGACATCTTTGCACCTGACAGAAAGAGGAGGCTACAACTTCTGAACCTTGAGACTCTGACACCAGAGGCGATCTGCTGGAACAGAGCAGGGAAGTCAACTCTGTACATCCGACTGAAG ACAGGAGAAGATCCTAAAACAAGTGAGCAGCTTCACGTTTTACAGAAGCAAGAGGACACCACCACATATTCTCCATCTAAATCGACTGTGACAAGTAATAACACCAGGCAACACATAAG TGGCACTGTTCAgaataaacaagaaaacacagcacaggTCCTGTGCGACAGCGCAACATCACAAGTCATGGAAATGGAGGGAGATGATGACAATGAAGAAGCTGGAATATCAAAACCGAGGAGTGATGTTCAAGCCTCTTGTTCGGCAAACTCCGTGGAACCAGACGTGACTGAGGACGAGGAGCAAGagagaaaagtgaaagtgaacaCAAAGGCGAAACGTGGAAGGAAATGGATCAAGTCGTCTCCACAGGTGTTGACTGAGAACAGTGATTCTGTTGTTTCCTGTAAAGTCTGTGGATTTCTGTACAAGTCTAGAAACTTCGTGATCAGACACTCCTGGACTCATGTGGATGATCCAAAAAcgttttgtggagtttgtggAGAACACTCAGAGTCTGCAGAGGAGTTGAGGAGTCACCTTCAGGGTCACCTGAAGACACACATCTGTAACATCTGTGGAAAGGCATTCATCACACGCAATGACTTTAGGGAGCACACTGCTGGACACACGGGACAGAAACCACATAAATGTGATATTTGTggtaaaggatttttttttaagggtaaATTGACTGCTCACCAGAAAGACCATCTGGTGGGTAAACACAAATGTCATGTTTgccaaaaagcattttatagTCAGGCTGAGGTTAAACGTCACAGCCGTGAGCACACTGAGAAACTGTATcgctgcagtgtgtgtggtaAATTTTTGCGTAAATTGAGCTCTTTATCTCAACACATGCTGCTCCACTCAGACGAAAAACGCCACGGCTGTGATGTTTGTGGGAAGCATTTCAGACTTAGACAAAACCTGATAGGACATAAGAAGATTCACACTGTCAGAGAAAGACCGTATCTCTGTGATATTTGCTGCAAAAGCTTCTGCAGTACGGACAGACTAAATGCtcacctgaaaacacacaagaaaaagCCGCACACTTGCAGTGAATGTGGGAGGGCATACGAATCCGAGGTCAATTTGTTGTCTCACATGAAGATTCACTTTGAGGAGAGACCGTACAGCTGCTCAGTGTGTGGTCGGAcctataaatacaaaaataacttCACGGATCACATGATTCTCCACTCAGATGAAAAAAGGTTTGCCTGTGGCATTTGTGGAAAACCATGCGCTCGCCAAACACACCTCACAATCCATATGAGGTCTCACACTGGAGAGAGACCCTACAAGTGCACTCTTTGTCACAAAGCCTTTGCTCAGAACTACTATCTAAAAATGCACATGAAGAATCACCGTAAGGAGGAGAATTTACCCTCGGACGGACTGATGTCCTGA
- the LOC137137183 gene encoding nephronectin-like — protein MLNRVLVLLSWLCMRSQGQLLDHERRTDHVLSSGLCRYGNSVECCWGWRQMDRGRCQPYCEQGCKHGECVGPDRCKCHPGYTSKACNQDLNECGLKPRPCKHRCMNTLGSYKCYCLDGYTLQADGSCRNTRTCYHANCQYGCEVIKGLVRCTCPSPGLQLGPDRRTCVDINECISGGGGCPHRRKCVNTFGSFVCKCHLGFKLTYINGRYTCIDKDTRSFCSLNPTSPKCRCEDGNCKAPPKVTLDPYRPRTTRAYNHSLPQPITSTTPTTTTTPATTTTATTTLPTSTTTPKTPATTTTPSTTATTIIPATTITPKTTPATTTKVETATSATTTTPAATTTPATTTPSTTATATIPATTTTPKTTPATTTKVAIETSATTTTLATTTTPAATTTPATTTPSTTAITTTPGTTTTSATTTTPKTTPATTTTPALPLQTTTSASTTTPPPLTTTTPVTSIAVLPTTKETTTATTSSTSIPVTTTSGAFTFTTSTQTTTPSTTDSTLLPTKTNQDTTTQTTPTTTTTSSVSPTTTMLTTVSLVTTTMNNMINKDVTQKQRGDVHIPRHHSYNQLWEFDIELGNTDDYARDDSKVGVLHCTFDHGVCDWMSDREGDVHWETTHNSEGHSYLSVPELKAGQRSIRGARLGVQIAPPWSQGDVCFSFSHWLTGNHVGVLQLFVRTKGRGQRYSAAIWSRTIGYGWRQTQVTLTTYSVDKVLLKAERRRGHRGQIAVDDITLRQGACR, from the exons ATGCTGAACCGGGTCCTGGTCCTGCTGTCCTGGCTGTGTATGCGGAGCCAGGGTCAACTATTGGATCACGAGAG GCGGACAGACCATGTGCTGTCTAGTGGTCTCTGTCGCTATGGTAACAGTGTGGAGTGTTGCTGGGGCTGGAGACAAATGGACCGGGGACGCTGTCAAC cttatTGTGAGCAGGGATGTAAACATGGAGAGTGTGTCGGACCAGATAGATGCAAATGTCACCCAGGATACACCAGCAAGGCCTGTAACCAAG ATCTGAATGAGTGTGGCCTGAAGCCTCGGCCCTGTAAACACCGCTGCATGAACACGCTGGGCAGCTACAAGTGTTACTGCCTGGACGGATACACGCTGCAGGCGGACGGCAGCTGCAGGA ATACTCGAACCTGTTATCATGCCAACTGTCAATATGGCTGTGAGGTCATCAAGGGGCTGGTCCGATGCACCTGTCCATCTCCAGGGTTACAGTTGGGACCGGACAGACGCACCTGTGTGG acaTTAATGAGTGTATATCAGGCGGAGGTGGGTGTCCTCATCGTAGGAAGTGTGTCAACACTTTTGGAAGCTTCGTGTGTAAATGTCACCTCGGCTTCAAACTCACGTACATCAACGGACGCTACACCTGCATCG atAAGGACACTCGGTCGTTCTGCTCACTGAATCCAACTTCTCCAAAGTGCAGGTGTGAAGACGGCAACTGTAAAG CACCACCCAAAGTCACTCTGGACCCTTATAGACCGAGAACTACACGTGCCTATAACCACAGCCTGCCACAGCCTATAACTTCTACTACAcctacaactacaacaacccctgcaactacaacaactgcaacTACTACATTACCGACATCTACCACAACACCTAAAACACCTGCAACAACTACAACACCTTCAACAACTGCAACTACTATAATACCCGCAACTACTATTACACCTAAAACAACACCTGCAACTACTACAAAAGTTGAAACTGCAACATCTGCAACAACTACAACACCTGCAGCAACTACAACACCTGCAACTACAACACCTTCAACAACTGCAACTGCTACAATACCCGCAACTACTACTACACCTAAAACAACACCTGCAACTACTACTAAAGTTGCAATTGAAACATCTGCAACAACTACAACACTTGCAACTACAACAACACCTGCAGCAACTACAACACCTGCAACTACAACACCTTCAACAACTGCAATCACTACAACACCTGGAACTACTACTACATCCGCAACTACTACTACACCTAAAACAACACCTGCAACTACTACTACACCTGCATTACCACTTCAAACTACAACATCTGCATCCACAACTACTCCCCCTCCTCTCACTACTACTACACCTGTTACTAGTATTGCAGTTCTGCCAACCACCAAAGAAACGACCACTGCTACTACTAGTAGTACTAGTATACCTGTTACCACAACTTCTGGTGCTTTTACTTTCACTACTAGTACTCAAACCACCACCCCTAGTACAACTGATTCAACCCTGTTGCCTACTAAAACTAATCAGGACACTACAACTCAAACAACACCTACTACTACCACAACTTCTTCTGTTTCCCCGACAACCACAATGCTCACCACTGTTTCCTTGGTAACGACCACCATGAACAACATGATCAACAAAGACGTGACACAAAAACAGCGAGGAGATGTGCAca tccCTCGACATCACAGTTACAACCAGCTGTGGGAGTTTGACATTGAGCTGGGAAACACTGATGACTATGCCAGAGATGATTCTA AAGTTGGAGTGCTGCACTGCACGTTTGATCATGGAGTGTGTGACTGGATgtcagacagagagggagatgtTCACTGGGAAACTACTCACAACTCTGAAG GTCACTCATACCTGTCTGTCCCGGAGCTCAAGGCGGGACAAAGGAGCATCCGCGGCGCTCGATTGGGCGTCCAGATTGCCCCGCCCTGGAGCCAAGGCGAtgtatgtttctctttctcccatTGGCTGACAGGGAATCATGTGGGTGTCCTGCAGCTGTTCGTCAGGACAAAGGGACGAGGCCAAAG GTACAGCGCTGCCATCTGGAGTAGGACAATTGGATACGGTTGGAGGCAAACACAAGTTACATTGACGACCTACTCTGTGGACAAA gTGTTACTGAAGGCAGAGCGGAGACGAGGGCACCGAGGACAAATCGCTGTTGATGACATCACACTGAGACAGGGGGCGTGTCGATGA